Proteins encoded together in one Labeo rohita strain BAU-BD-2019 chromosome 21, IGBB_LRoh.1.0, whole genome shotgun sequence window:
- the atp5fa1 gene encoding ATP synthase subunit alpha, mitochondrial — protein MLSVRVAAALARTLPRRAGFVSKNVAAAACVGAKNLHTARPWLQKTGTAEVSSILEEKILGADTGADLEETGRVLSIGDGIARVYGLRNVQAEEMVEFSSGLKGMSLNLEPDNVGVVVFGNDKLIKEGDIVKRTGAIVDVPVGEELLGRVVDALGNPIDGKGPLGSKQRRRVGLKAPGIIPRISVREPMQTGIKAVDSLVPIGRGQRELIIGDRQTGKTAIAIDTIINQKRFNDGTEEKKKLYCIYVAIGQKRSTVAQLVKRLTDADAMKYTIVVSATASDAAPLQYLAPYSGCSMGEYFRDNGKHALIIYDDLSKQAVAYRQMSLLLRRPPGREAYPGDVFYLHSRLLERAAKMNDNFGGGSLTALPVIETQAGDVSAYIPTNVISITDGQIFLETELFYKGIRPAINVGLSVSRVGSAAQTRAMKQVAGTMKLELAQYREVAAFAQFGSDLDAATQQLLNRGVRLTELLKQGQYSPMAIEEQVAVIYAGVRGHLDKMEPSKITKFEKAFLQHVISQHQDLLAAIRSDGKISEASDAKLKEVVLNFLSSFE, from the exons GTTTCCAAGAATGTAGCCGCTGCTGCATGTGTTGGAGCAAAGAACCTGCACACCGCCAGACCATGGCTGCAGAAGACag GCACAGCGGAGGTGTCCAGCATTCTGGAGGAGAAGATTCTTGGAGCCGATACTGGTGCTGATCTGGAGGAGACCGGCCGTGTGCTGTCCATCGGTGACGGTATCGCTCGTGTGTACGGGCTGAGGAACGTGCAGGCCGAAGAGATGGTGGAGTTCTCCTCTGGTCTGAAG GGCATGTCTCTGAACTTGGAGCCTGATAACGTTGGTGTTGTGGTGTTCGGTAACGACAAACTGATCAAGGAGGGTGACATCGTCAAGAGAACAGGGGCTATCGTGGACGTTCCTGTCGGAGAGGAGCTGCTCGGCCGTGTTGTGGATGCTCTGGGAAACCCCATTGATGGCAAG GGACCCCTGGGCTCTAAGCAGCGTAGGCGTGTGGGACTGAAGGCCCCTGGCATCATCCCCCGCATCTCTGTGAGGGAGCCCATGCAGACTGGCATCAAAGCCGTAGACAGTCTGGTGCCCATTGGCCGTGGCCAGAGAGAGCTGATCATTGGAGACCGACAGACTGG CAAAACCGCCATTGCCATCGATACCATCATCAACCAGAAGCGCTTCAACGACGGCACTGAAGAGAAAAAGAAGCTGTATTGCATCTATGTGGCCATCGGGCAGAAGAGATCCACCGTGGCCCAGCTGGTGAAGAGGCTGACAGACGCCGATGCCATGAAGTACACCATTGTGGTGTCTGCTACCGCGTCCGACGCCGCTCCCCTGCAGTACCTGGCTCCATACTCTGGCTGCTCCATGGGCGAGTACTTCAGAGACAACGGCAAACACGCCCTCATCATCTACGACGATCTTTCCAAACAG GCTGTTGCCTACCGCCAAATGTCCCTGCTGCTGCGTCGTCCCCCTGGTCGTGAGGCCTACCCCGGTGATGTCTTCTACCTGCACTCCCGTCTGCTGGAGAGAGCAGCTAAGATGAACGACAACTTCGGTGGTGGATCCCTCACTGCTCTGCCCGTTATCGAGACCCAGGCCGGAGACGTGTCCGCTTACATTCCCACCAATGTCATCTCCATCACTGATGGACAG ATTTTCTTGGAGACTGAGTTGTTCTACAAGGGTATCCGTCCCGCTATTAACGTGGGTCTGTCTGTGTCCCGTGTCGGCTCTGCTGCCCAGACCAGAGCTATGAAGCAG GTGGCTGGTACCATGAAGCTGGAGTTGGCTCAGTACCGTGAGGTGGCCGCCTTCGCCCAGTTCGGTTCTGATCTGGACGCCGCCACACAGCAGCTGCTGAACAGAGGCGTGCGACTCACAGAGCTGCTCAAGCAGGGCCAGTACT CTCCCATGGCCATTGAGGAGCAGGTGGCTGTCATTTACGCTGGTGTGAGAGGACACTTGGACAAGATGGAGCCTAGCAAGATCACCAAATTCGAGAAAGCCTTCCTTCAACACGTCATCAGCCAGCACCAGGATCTGCTCGCAGCCATCAG GAGCGACGGTAAGATTTCAGAGGCCTCCGATGCAAAACTCAAGGAGGTTGTGCTCAACTTCCTCTCAAGCTTCGAGTAG